Proteins encoded by one window of Fodinicurvata sp. EGI_FJ10296:
- a CDS encoding NAD(P)/FAD-dependent oxidoreductase: protein MNSQIDPQSLSQSPVPATEPGGEHETDVIIVGAGPVGLFAVFELGLLDLKSHLVDILDKPGGQCAELYPEKPIYDIPALPYCTGQELTDRLLEQIKPFSPTFHLGQMAISLIKRDDGRWQLTTDEGTTLTAPVLVIAAGGGSFQPKRPPIKGIEEYEDESVFYAVRRVEKFRDKKIVIAGGGDSALDWTVALNDVAKHVTLVHRRDDFRAAPDSVNKMRDLVAAGRMDFKVAQITDLEGADGRLSGVRLKSKEDGEYSVDCEALLPFYGLTMKLGPVADFGINLNENLIPVDTEKFETDVPGIFAIGDINSYPGKLKLILSGFHEGALMAQAAFRLIHPDKRLRFEYTTSSTNLQKKLGVA from the coding sequence ATGAACAGCCAGATCGACCCACAGTCACTCAGCCAGTCGCCGGTTCCTGCCACCGAACCGGGTGGCGAGCACGAGACGGATGTCATCATTGTCGGCGCCGGGCCGGTGGGCCTGTTTGCGGTGTTTGAACTGGGGTTGCTCGATCTGAAATCGCATCTGGTCGATATCCTGGACAAGCCGGGCGGACAATGCGCCGAGCTTTATCCGGAAAAGCCGATCTACGACATTCCGGCCCTGCCTTATTGCACCGGCCAGGAACTGACCGACCGGCTGCTGGAACAGATCAAGCCGTTCTCGCCAACGTTCCATCTGGGTCAGATGGCAATCTCGCTGATCAAACGCGACGACGGCCGGTGGCAATTGACGACGGACGAGGGCACCACGCTGACGGCGCCGGTCCTGGTGATCGCCGCCGGCGGCGGCAGCTTCCAGCCAAAGCGGCCGCCGATCAAGGGGATCGAGGAATACGAAGACGAGAGCGTCTTCTATGCGGTCAGGAGGGTGGAAAAATTCCGCGACAAGAAGATCGTGATCGCCGGTGGCGGTGACAGCGCCCTCGACTGGACGGTGGCACTGAATGACGTAGCAAAACACGTCACTCTTGTGCATCGGCGGGACGATTTCCGCGCGGCGCCGGATTCGGTCAACAAGATGCGCGATCTCGTCGCGGCCGGAAGAATGGACTTCAAGGTCGCCCAGATTACCGACCTTGAGGGGGCGGACGGCCGGTTGAGCGGCGTCCGGCTCAAGAGCAAGGAAGACGGCGAATATTCGGTTGACTGCGAGGCCCTGCTTCCGTTTTACGGGCTGACCATGAAACTGGGGCCGGTGGCCGATTTCGGGATCAATCTGAATGAGAATCTGATCCCGGTGGATACCGAGAAGTTCGAAACCGATGTACCGGGTATTTTTGCCATCGGCGACATCAACAGCTATCCCGGCAAGCTGAAGCTCATCCTTTCCGGATTCCACGAAGGGGCGCTGATGGCGCAGGCCGCATTCCGCCTCATCCATCCCGACAAGCGCCTGCGATTCGAATATACGACGTCGTCCACCAACCTTCAGAAAAAGCTGGGGGTTGCATAG
- a CDS encoding LysE family translocator has product MIISLLLTYVVIISLLIATPGPLMALTMRNAVRYGYSSVFPTYLGAVVANLIWALAAWLGVSAFFDSFPTLKSPIQMAGAIYLIYLGYQMLISAIRVIGSKTTRDNEVILNSRFAEGFIIDILNPKMIVFYTSFYTQFIVFYLYISTVSIIIFHSVLDRNFHNGGIWLHCYSHSRV; this is encoded by the coding sequence ATGATTATTTCACTGTTGCTCACTTATGTTGTGATAATATCGCTTTTAATTGCGACGCCTGGCCCCCTTATGGCGTTAACCATGAGAAATGCTGTCCGATATGGTTATAGCTCAGTGTTTCCAACCTATCTTGGCGCAGTGGTTGCCAATCTAATCTGGGCGCTTGCAGCGTGGTTAGGTGTTTCGGCCTTCTTTGATTCATTCCCGACTTTGAAATCTCCGATCCAGATGGCAGGCGCCATCTACCTGATCTACCTTGGATATCAAATGTTAATATCTGCAATAAGGGTGATAGGGTCAAAAACCACTAGAGATAATGAAGTAATCCTAAATAGTCGCTTTGCAGAGGGATTTATAATCGACATACTGAACCCTAAAATGATCGTATTTTATACGTCGTTCTACACCCAATTCATTGTATTCTATCTATATATATCAACAGTTTCTATTATTATTTTCCATTCAGTGCTTGATAGGAATTTTCATAATGGCGGCATATGGCTACATTGCTATTCGCATAGCAGGGTGTAG
- a CDS encoding lytic transglycosylase domain-containing protein — protein sequence MAPPLFRRLSARLVPGVWPGNWPGNWPGDWPGIWPAFVAAAALTLSSSPALSIDDYAEPDHVIADIFEAAASDAPTAVSVLMDRGDVRRYRAIFDLQSRGRLAVADQIIGRLSDRRLMGHVLFQRYMHPEADNGADEVDYPALAGWLGRYGDHPGATRLHRLAEERRGDHPAPSTPDSGGRLWGTVEAFGVEACEIPPESGIERNARRHVLDLVGRTRPTAALEWLVRPDHAAVLSQTVRDRARADIAAGYLHAGYPRRALTEAVRAAEQSGEQAPRGLWIAGLSAWELNDRQSAGEWFRQLASAACANAWQRTAGAFWAARAHDAQDDPQGREQWLAVAASYPYTFYGIVARRMLGLDTPFSFDSPDLSGTHLALVNATPRGHRAIGLLQVGLTDLAARELSTLVAQSPSGAVRDGVVAIAQESQLAALSLYLGGAVTPEEEALFDGALYPIPAWDPPGGYYIDRALILATMRQESRFDPDAVSHAGATGLMQLMPATADAMARRHLDMSTHAAGNLELTDPGLNVGLGQAYFRQLMATDRIGDDLIGMIAGYNAGPGNLRRWQAAFEGGNDPFLFIERIPVRETRNYVKQVLSNFWIYRSRLGQPSPSLDAIARFDRPRYSGLDTTVTEVAADHGAN from the coding sequence GTGGCGCCGCCCCTCTTCCGCCGCCTGTCCGCCCGTCTCGTGCCTGGGGTCTGGCCCGGAAACTGGCCCGGAAACTGGCCCGGAGACTGGCCAGGGATCTGGCCGGCATTTGTAGCCGCGGCCGCCCTGACGCTTTCGTCTTCTCCGGCATTGTCCATAGACGACTACGCCGAGCCGGATCACGTTATTGCGGACATCTTCGAGGCCGCCGCAAGCGATGCGCCGACGGCGGTTTCGGTCCTGATGGACAGGGGCGATGTCCGCCGCTATCGGGCAATCTTCGACCTCCAGTCACGCGGCCGCCTGGCCGTCGCCGACCAGATCATCGGCCGTCTGAGCGACCGCCGCCTGATGGGCCATGTCCTTTTTCAACGGTATATGCATCCCGAAGCGGATAATGGGGCCGATGAAGTGGATTACCCGGCGCTGGCTGGCTGGCTTGGTCGCTATGGCGATCATCCCGGCGCCACACGGCTCCATCGGCTGGCCGAAGAGCGGCGCGGCGACCATCCTGCGCCGTCGACACCGGATTCCGGCGGACGTCTTTGGGGAACGGTGGAAGCATTCGGTGTCGAAGCCTGCGAGATACCGCCGGAATCGGGCATAGAACGCAACGCCCGTCGTCATGTCCTCGATCTGGTCGGCCGCACGAGGCCGACGGCGGCGCTTGAATGGCTGGTCCGGCCGGATCACGCGGCCGTGCTGTCCCAAACGGTCCGCGACCGCGCTCGGGCGGACATCGCGGCCGGGTACCTGCACGCGGGATATCCCCGGCGCGCGCTGACCGAAGCTGTTCGCGCTGCCGAACAATCCGGCGAACAGGCGCCGCGGGGTCTGTGGATCGCCGGTCTTTCGGCCTGGGAACTGAACGACCGCCAGTCGGCGGGGGAATGGTTCCGGCAATTGGCCTCGGCCGCCTGTGCGAATGCATGGCAGCGGACCGCCGGGGCATTCTGGGCGGCACGCGCCCACGACGCCCAAGACGACCCACAGGGCCGCGAGCAATGGCTGGCTGTGGCGGCAAGCTATCCATACACATTCTATGGCATCGTGGCCCGCCGGATGCTTGGCCTCGACACGCCGTTTTCTTTCGATTCGCCCGACCTTTCAGGTACGCATCTGGCGCTGGTCAATGCCACGCCGCGGGGGCACCGGGCCATCGGGCTGCTTCAGGTGGGATTGACCGACCTCGCCGCCCGTGAACTGAGCACGCTTGTCGCCCAAAGTCCGTCGGGCGCGGTCAGGGATGGTGTCGTCGCCATCGCTCAGGAAAGCCAACTGGCGGCTTTGTCGCTGTATCTGGGCGGGGCGGTAACACCCGAGGAAGAAGCGCTGTTCGACGGCGCCCTCTATCCGATTCCGGCATGGGATCCACCCGGCGGATACTACATCGACCGGGCACTGATCCTGGCCACCATGCGTCAGGAAAGCCGCTTCGACCCGGACGCGGTCAGTCATGCCGGTGCCACGGGGCTGATGCAGCTCATGCCGGCGACAGCCGATGCCATGGCCCGTCGGCACCTCGACATGTCGACCCATGCCGCCGGCAATCTGGAACTGACAGATCCCGGTCTTAATGTCGGCCTGGGTCAGGCCTATTTCCGCCAGCTCATGGCAACCGACAGGATCGGCGACGACCTGATCGGCATGATCGCGGGCTATAATGCCGGGCCCGGAAACCTGCGCCGGTGGCAAGCGGCGTTCGAGGGCGGGAACGATCCGTTTCTGTTCATTGAAAGGATACCGGTGCGGGAAACGCGCAATTACGTAAAGCAGGTTCTGTCGAACTTCTGGATCTATCGGAGCCGGCTGGGACAGCCTTCGCCCTCGCTCGACGCCATTGCCCGTTTCGATCGTCCGAGGTATAGCGGACTGGATACAACTGTCACCGAGGTTGCGGCAGATCATGGCGCCAATTGA
- a CDS encoding 2Fe-2S iron-sulfur cluster-binding protein: protein MSAEQDYFIMVTDHEGVEHKLAAVEGWRVMEIIRDHGLAIKAECGGACACATCHVYVDDEWTGRLFEPRDEELERLDDAFEVEDSSRLSCQLLFNPELNGLKLTLAPSDL, encoded by the coding sequence ATGAGTGCAGAGCAAGACTATTTCATCATGGTCACCGACCATGAAGGTGTTGAACACAAGCTGGCGGCGGTCGAGGGCTGGCGGGTCATGGAAATCATCCGCGACCATGGCCTGGCGATAAAGGCCGAATGCGGCGGCGCCTGCGCCTGCGCAACCTGCCACGTCTATGTCGATGACGAATGGACCGGGCGCCTGTTTGAGCCGCGCGACGAGGAACTGGAGCGGCTCGACGATGCGTTCGAGGTCGAGGACAGTTCCAGGCTCTCCTGCCAGTTGCTGTTCAACCCGGAGTTGAACGGCCTGAAGCTGACCCTGGCGCCGTCGGACCTGTAG
- a CDS encoding COX15/CtaA family protein, whose translation MATIERRSLMPIAADAQGEALSTGTRRAITAWLLVTAAAVLIMAVIGAITRLTGSGLSMVEWRPLIGAIPPLTDAEWQRVFDLYRQSPEYRVVNAGMSLDDFKFIFFWEWFHRLWGRMIGVIFAVPLAFFWLTGRLNGRLKWALSGLLVLGALQGVMGWVMVMSGLVDRPSVSHYRLAAHLGLAFAVFGLLLALALSVLRGQRRIGVDETGLLGHAWTALALLSITIVYGAFVAGMDAGLSYNTFPLMQGRILAGDALAYSPLWVNFFENMAMVQFVHRWLAVGTGIVIIALWWRGRTRPLNSASRTALGLSAATVAVQIALGITTLLLVVPLTIATLHQAVAFVLVGALVWTVFELTHDRTAMLAHTVADHAAPATRAV comes from the coding sequence GTGGCCACTATCGAACGCCGCTCCCTGATGCCCATCGCCGCCGATGCGCAAGGTGAAGCTCTCTCGACCGGCACGCGCCGCGCGATCACTGCGTGGCTGCTGGTTACCGCCGCTGCGGTGCTGATCATGGCCGTGATCGGCGCGATCACGCGGCTGACCGGCAGTGGCCTCAGCATGGTCGAATGGCGCCCGCTGATCGGCGCCATTCCGCCCCTGACCGATGCCGAGTGGCAACGGGTATTCGATCTCTACCGACAGTCGCCGGAATATCGCGTCGTCAATGCCGGAATGTCGCTGGACGATTTCAAGTTCATCTTCTTCTGGGAATGGTTTCATCGATTGTGGGGCCGGATGATCGGCGTCATCTTCGCAGTTCCGCTGGCATTCTTCTGGCTGACCGGACGTTTGAACGGACGACTGAAATGGGCCTTGAGCGGGCTGTTGGTACTGGGCGCGCTCCAGGGTGTCATGGGATGGGTCATGGTAATGAGCGGCCTGGTCGACCGGCCGTCGGTGAGCCACTATCGCCTTGCCGCTCATCTCGGCCTCGCCTTCGCCGTCTTCGGCCTGCTGCTGGCGCTGGCGCTATCAGTGCTTCGGGGTCAACGGCGAATCGGCGTCGACGAGACGGGTCTGCTGGGTCATGCCTGGACGGCGCTGGCGCTGCTGAGCATTACCATTGTCTATGGCGCGTTCGTCGCCGGCATGGATGCGGGGCTTTCCTATAACACCTTCCCCCTGATGCAGGGCCGGATCCTGGCCGGCGACGCCCTCGCTTACAGCCCGCTCTGGGTCAATTTCTTCGAGAACATGGCGATGGTGCAATTCGTCCATCGCTGGCTGGCGGTCGGCACCGGGATTGTGATTATCGCCTTGTGGTGGCGCGGGAGGACAAGACCGCTGAATTCGGCAAGCCGCACCGCACTCGGGTTGTCAGCAGCCACGGTTGCCGTTCAGATCGCCCTCGGCATCACGACGCTGTTGCTTGTCGTGCCGCTGACCATCGCCACGCTACATCAGGCCGTCGCCTTTGTACTGGTCGGCGCCCTAGTCTGGACCGTGTTCGAGCTGACCCACGACCGGACGGCGATGCTGGCCCATACCGTCGCCGACCACGCCGCCCCTGCGACAAGGGCGGTGTGA
- a CDS encoding PA0069 family radical SAM protein — MTKTMDGPNGYSRHTVKARGAVANVSHRYTVLDSTAFDDGWDRTSWDDDAPPPLQTHVGIDHAKSIISRNQSPDVPFDRSVNPYRGCEHGCVYCFARPSHAYLDLSPGLDFETRLFQKPDAARLLRAELGKKGYTPSTIAIGANTDPYQPIERRLELTRGCLAVLSDCRHPVSVITKSALVERDIDLLCELARDDLATVCLSITTLDRSLARIMEPRAATPARRIETVRRLSAAGIPVFVLVSPIIPFINDHEIEAIVREASAAGAVGANALLVRLPHEVAPIMEAWLRQHFPDRADRVLNTLRGARGGRLNDPRFGSRMRGEGPMAEMIMARFRKARDKSGLGTRRWELRTDLFTPPGSQSQLSLF; from the coding sequence ATGACAAAGACGATGGACGGCCCGAACGGGTATTCCCGGCATACGGTCAAGGCACGGGGGGCGGTGGCAAATGTCTCTCACCGCTATACCGTGCTTGATTCCACGGCATTCGACGACGGCTGGGATCGAACATCTTGGGACGACGACGCGCCGCCCCCGCTGCAGACTCATGTAGGGATCGATCATGCGAAATCCATCATCAGCCGAAACCAGTCTCCGGATGTGCCATTCGACCGGTCGGTGAATCCGTATCGGGGCTGCGAGCATGGCTGCGTCTACTGCTTTGCCCGGCCCAGCCACGCCTATCTCGACCTCAGCCCCGGCCTGGATTTCGAGACCCGCCTGTTCCAGAAGCCCGACGCCGCCCGTCTTCTGCGCGCTGAACTTGGCAAAAAGGGCTACACGCCGTCGACAATCGCAATCGGCGCCAATACCGATCCCTATCAGCCGATCGAGCGGCGCCTGGAACTGACGCGCGGCTGTCTGGCGGTTCTCAGCGATTGCCGGCATCCGGTTTCCGTCATCACCAAATCAGCCCTCGTCGAGCGCGATATCGATCTGCTCTGCGAACTGGCACGCGACGATCTGGCGACTGTCTGCCTATCGATCACGACGCTGGATCGGTCGCTGGCGCGCATCATGGAACCGCGGGCTGCGACCCCGGCACGGCGGATCGAAACGGTCCGGCGGCTTTCTGCTGCGGGGATACCCGTTTTCGTGCTGGTGTCGCCGATCATCCCCTTCATCAACGACCATGAAATCGAAGCGATCGTCCGCGAGGCCAGCGCGGCCGGTGCGGTTGGCGCGAACGCGCTTCTCGTCAGGCTGCCCCATGAGGTCGCACCGATTATGGAGGCGTGGCTGCGTCAGCATTTTCCCGATCGGGCGGATCGGGTCCTGAACACACTGCGCGGCGCGCGCGGCGGCCGATTGAACGACCCGCGCTTCGGCAGTCGGATGCGCGGCGAGGGTCCGATGGCGGAAATGATCATGGCGCGCTTTCGCAAGGCCCGCGACAAGTCGGGCCTCGGCACCCGGCGCTGGGAACTGCGCACGGATCTGTTCACACCGCCGGGCAGCCAGAGCCAGTTGTCATTGTTCTGA
- a CDS encoding uracil-DNA glycosylase, protein METANPQQIAALLDWYRLVGVDETVSPEPIDLTRDGLWQAPPDSLLAPVRRAAPEPPVRPSREAPGHAVPPSAPAASAGRGPSSAQAAASPGAPAGGGAPLLGERETIESARTAVQEAETLDDLRERFQAFDGCPLRRTATNFVFADGNPDADLMIIGEAPGEDEDRQGKPFVGKAGQLLDRMLAAIGRNRQSAYISNILPWRPPGNRTPSAAEIATCLPYIQRHIALKRPRVVVFAGGISAKALLDTSRGITKLRGRWTTIAVPGAEAPIPAMPLFHPAYLLRQPAQKRLAWRDLLMVDKALSEMNNGSQPPDATS, encoded by the coding sequence ATGGAGACCGCAAATCCGCAACAGATCGCCGCCCTTCTGGACTGGTATCGTCTGGTCGGCGTCGACGAGACCGTCAGCCCCGAACCGATCGACCTGACCAGGGACGGGCTCTGGCAGGCACCGCCGGATTCGCTGCTGGCGCCGGTCCGGCGCGCGGCGCCGGAACCGCCCGTACGTCCATCACGGGAAGCACCGGGACATGCAGTGCCCCCGTCCGCACCGGCTGCCAGTGCCGGGCGCGGACCGTCATCGGCACAGGCTGCCGCCTCCCCCGGCGCGCCGGCCGGTGGCGGCGCGCCGCTGCTGGGGGAGCGCGAAACCATAGAATCCGCGCGTACGGCGGTACAGGAAGCTGAAACCCTCGACGACCTGCGCGAGCGATTTCAGGCATTCGATGGGTGCCCACTGCGGCGCACGGCTACGAATTTCGTCTTTGCCGACGGCAACCCGGATGCCGATTTGATGATCATCGGCGAAGCGCCGGGCGAAGACGAGGATCGACAGGGCAAGCCGTTCGTCGGCAAGGCCGGACAATTGCTCGACCGTATGCTGGCGGCGATCGGCCGGAACCGGCAGTCGGCCTATATCAGCAATATCCTGCCGTGGCGGCCGCCAGGCAACCGGACGCCGTCGGCCGCCGAGATCGCCACCTGCCTGCCCTATATCCAGCGTCACATCGCATTGAAGCGACCCCGCGTCGTCGTCTTCGCCGGAGGCATCTCCGCCAAGGCACTCCTCGACACAAGCAGGGGGATCACGAAACTGCGGGGGCGATGGACGACAATTGCCGTGCCGGGGGCCGAGGCGCCGATTCCCGCCATGCCACTGTTCCACCCGGCATATCTGCTCCGCCAGCCGGCACAGAAACGCCTGGCCTGGCGCGATCTTCTCATGGTCGACAAGGCACTAAGTGAGATGAATAACGGGTCGCAACCCCCTGACGCCACGTCGTGA
- the moaB gene encoding molybdenum cofactor biosynthesis protein B, with the protein MAPIDETIPFLPVRIALLTISDSRDMSSDRSGATLRERVEASGHIVAEQSIVPDDRPTIAAAFRKWAASPDVDVVISTGGTGVTGRDVTPEALSDVAEKMIDGFGELFRWLSYSKIGTSTVQSRACAGVLNGTYIFCAPGSPSACRDVWDGILKEQLDIRHRPCNFVELLPRLRER; encoded by the coding sequence ATGGCGCCAATTGACGAGACGATCCCGTTCCTGCCCGTTCGCATCGCATTGCTGACCATTTCCGACAGCCGTGATATGTCATCCGACCGGTCGGGGGCGACGTTGCGCGAGCGGGTCGAAGCTTCCGGTCACATCGTCGCCGAGCAGAGCATCGTGCCCGACGACAGGCCGACCATCGCCGCAGCGTTCCGAAAATGGGCCGCGTCCCCCGACGTGGATGTCGTCATCTCCACCGGCGGCACCGGCGTGACAGGCCGCGACGTAACGCCCGAGGCGCTCAGTGACGTGGCGGAAAAGATGATCGATGGCTTCGGCGAGCTGTTTCGCTGGCTGAGCTACAGCAAGATCGGCACCTCGACCGTTCAAAGCCGTGCCTGCGCCGGCGTCTTGAACGGCACCTATATCTTCTGCGCGCCGGGTTCGCCATCGGCCTGCCGCGATGTCTGGGACGGCATCCTGAAGGAACAACTCGACATCCGTCATCGCCCCTGCAATTTCGTCGAGTTGCTGCCACGCCTCAGGGAACGCTGA